The Mercenaria mercenaria strain notata chromosome 8, MADL_Memer_1, whole genome shotgun sequence genome has a segment encoding these proteins:
- the LOC123565812 gene encoding protein asteroid homolog 1-like: protein MGVRFLTSYISENDDKYLCDYDLQNTKLIIDGSSLIFFLYEHYKIPHQFGGDYDIFARRCKEFFNILTQCNVTPVVVFDGADDPNNMKLTTLEGRMYRQINKLSSEEEEFFLPHLSFVTYRQVLVELDIAHVASLYEADKEIAVLANKLGCPVLSNDSDFYVFRLTRGYIPLNYIGELVPKRNATSGIPNFYLKVKLYRSEDFLSKEFKMKDDEYMLPVFATLMGNDYFDSRGITLSLQRNPKYMLRPDPKEPQNIIEWICKTDFNNDKTAFWEIWRELPENMKFSKPFEESVKYYQDIKDFAIVKMDTFLDGSQNNDYLRRSAENEDSGYTGTSMTLYQRRSGNLSEVEDRDYLRRNAGNEVNGYTETSMKLYQRRSGNLSEVEDRDYLRRSTENEGNGYTETSMTLYQRRSGNLSEVEDRDGNLLPSWFIESSAKCDIKCSFFLNIAINHRLIFKPQKEMVKSPSSHSCSRQIRRYIFSIVLGSKDTYVEENDRMEEHPRKYFVEPVDKLPITANLASIPELSHTDRVNLLYAALGVRPGAKVTMDKKLDRSSEIFILVSALWMKNAKPRITERHLTALIIGVLVLHAKDLKQANKFAMTDQPQHLYRDIVKAMQRCAGIDSIVELGRRFDKSETSYCQPSHDVHAYTQFQSCYLYTLYLNQVLQSPVCIPSPSMTLNCTFLYKFGLHLKNERYPNRYITSLLGDGSSVHNIFKKWKAAVLAIQA from the coding sequence atgGGAGTGCGTTTCTTGACCTCGTATATCAGTGAGAACGATGACAAATATCTATGTGATTATGACCTGCAAAACACTAAGTTAATAATAGATggttccagtttgattttctttctCTATGAACACTACAAAATACCACATCAGTTTGGAGGAGATTACGATATTTTTGCAAGACGATGTAAAgagtttttcaacattttaacgcAGTGTAATGTTACACCGGTCGTTGTTTTTGACGGAGCAGACGACCCAAATAATATGAAGTTGACAACATTAGAGGGTCGAATGTATCGGCAGATAAATAAGCTATCGTCTGAAGAAGAAGAATTTTTCTTACCGCACTTGTCATTTGTCACTTATCGTCAGGTTCTTGTGGAGCTTGATATAGCACATGTTGCTTCTTTATATGAGGCTGATAAAGAAATTGCTGTTCTCGCAAACAAGTTAGGATGTCCAGTACTAAGTAATGACAGTGATTTTTATGTGTTTCGTTTAACAAGGGGCTACATTCCACTGAATTACATCGGTGAACTCGTTCCAAAACGGAATGCCACCTCGGGGATACCAAACTTCTATTTAAAAGTTAAGCTTTACAGAAGTGAAGATTTCCTGTCGAAAGAGTTCAAAATGAAAGATGATGAGTACATGTTACCTGTATTTGCAACGTTAATGGGAAATGATTATTTTGATTCAAGGGGAATCACACTATCTCTTCaaagaaatccaaaatatatGTTAAGGCCTGACCCAAAAGAGCCGCAAAATATCATCGAGTGGATATGCAAAACGGATTTCAATAATGATAAAACGGCATTTTGGGAGATATGGCGAGAACTGCCCGAGAACATGAAATTCTCAAAACCATTTGAAGAATCTGTCAAATATTATCAGGATATCAAGGACTTTGCTATAGTTAAAATGGACACGTTCCTTGACGGTAGCCAAAACAACGATTATCTACGAAGAAGTGCTGAAAATGAAGACAGCGGTTATACCGGAACTAGCATGACGCTATACCAGCGAAGGTCAGGCAACCTGTCTGAAGTTGAAGATCGCGATTATCTACGAAGAAATGCTGGTAATGAAGTTAACGGTTATACCGAAACTAGCATGAAGCTATACCAGCGGAGGTCAGGCAACTTGTCTGAAGTTGAAGATCGCGATTATCTACGAAGAAGTACTGAAAATGAAGGCAACGGTTATACCGAAACTAGCATGACGCTATACCAGCGGAGGTCAGGCAACCTGTCTGAAGTTGAAGATCGCGATGGAAATCTGTTGCCTTCTTGGTTTATTGAAAGTTCTGCAAAATGCGATATAAAATGCTCTTTCTTCTTAAATATTGCAATTAACCACCGACTTATCTTCAAGCCACAAAAGGAAATGGTTAAAAGCCCTTCGTCACATTCCTGTTCTAGACAAATTCGAAGATATATCTTTAGTATTGTCCTGGGTAGTAAAGATACATATGTTGAAGAAAATGATCGTATGGAAGAACATCCAAGAAAGTACTTTGTAGAACCTGTTGACAAATTACCAATAACAGCCAACTTGGCAAGCATTCCAGAATTATCACACACTGACAGAGTAAACCTCCTTTATGCTGCTTTAGGTGTTAGACCAGGAGCCAAAGTAACAATGGACAAGAAACTAGATAGATCGTCAGAAATATTTATACTCGTTTCAGCACTGTGGATGAAGAATGCAAAACCGAGAATCACAGAGCGTCATCTGACGGCATTGATCATTGGCGTACTTGTTTTACATGCAAAGGATCTCAAACAAGCAAACAAGTTCGCTATGACAGACCAACCACAACACTTGTATAGAGATATAGTTAAGGCAATGCAACGTTGCGCAGGCATTGATAGTATCGTTGAATTGGGACGTAGATTCGACAAATCTGAAACATCCTATTGCCAACCAAGCCACGATGTACATGCATACACACAGTTCCAGTCTTGCTATCTGTACACGCTCTACCTAAATCAAGTTCTTCAGAGTCCAGTGTGCATCCCAAGCCCCAGCATGACACTAAACTGTACATTCCTGTATAAGTTTGGTCTTCATctgaaaaatgaaagatatcCAAATCGCTACATTACCTCCCTGTTGGGAGATGGTTCTTCCGTTCACAACATTTTCAAGAAATGGAAAGCAGCCGTTCTTGCTATTCAAGCTTAG